The Streptomyces sp. NBC_01363 region GCGGGATCAGGCAGATCCGGATCAGCACCACCAGGGACACGATGGACAGGCCCCAGGCCCAGCCCGTGTCGTCGCCGAAGATCGCCCCGTACAACTTGTGGAACTGGACGATGACCCATGAGACGGGCCAGGTGATAAAGCTGAACAGACTGGCAATCGTGTCCACTAATCAGGCTCCTTGAGCATTGGGCGAAGTCTCTGCGGCCTGACTCGGGGCTTCGGAAGCCGATCCCCGGACAGACGCATCAGCGGCGGAGTCCCCGCCCTTGCCACCGCGCATGGCATTACGCAGGAGTTCATGCCAACGCGGACGTTTGCGTGGTGGAACATGGTCCACGCCACCGGGTGACCACGGATTGCACCGCAGGATGCGCCAAGCCGTCAGCGCGGTTCCCTTGATCGCTCCGTGCCGGTCGATCGCCGTATATCCATAGTGGGAACACGACGGGTAGTAACGGCAGACAGGCCCGAGAAGTGGGCTGATCGTCCACTGATACAGCTTGATAAGAGCCAGCAGCGGGTACTTCATCGCGCGCCCCCTCCCAGCAGCCGCTGCAGAGCGGCGTCCAGGTCTCGGGCCAGCTGTTCATGGTCGGCGTCGCCCGCTCCGGGCAACGCTCGTACGACAACCAGGCTACCGGGGGGCAGCAGGGCAAGCCGTTCTCGGACCAGGTGGCGAAGCTTCCGCTTCACCGCTGTGCGTACAACCGCTCCACCCACGGCTTTGCTGACAACGAAACCCGCACGCGGCGGGGGAGCATTCTCCCCAGTCACGTGCGGGTCCGTTGCACCGCTGCGTAGATGAACGACGAGTAGCGGGCGGCCGGCCCGGCGTCCTCGACGTACTGCGGTCGCGAAGTCCTCGCGCCGCCTCAGCCGATTCTCGGTAGGCAGCACGTCATGACCTGTAAGCGATCAGGCGGACAGGTTGGCGCGACCCTTGCCACGGCGGGACGCGAGAATCGCGCGGCCGGCACGGGTGCGCATACGCAGCCGGAAGCCGTGGGTCTTCGCGCGACGACGGTTGTTCGGCTGGAAGGTGCGCTTGCTCACTAGGGGGCTCCAGAAATGACTCGTGTGTTGGCGGGACATCGCCTGGCTGTCACCGTGCGCCCACG contains the following coding sequences:
- the yidD gene encoding membrane protein insertion efficiency factor YidD; this translates as MKYPLLALIKLYQWTISPLLGPVCRYYPSCSHYGYTAIDRHGAIKGTALTAWRILRCNPWSPGGVDHVPPRKRPRWHELLRNAMRGGKGGDSAADASVRGSASEAPSQAAETSPNAQGA
- the rpmH gene encoding 50S ribosomal protein L34; protein product: MSKRTFQPNNRRRAKTHGFRLRMRTRAGRAILASRRGKGRANLSA
- the rnpA gene encoding ribonuclease P protein component; protein product: MLPTENRLRRREDFATAVRRGRRAGRPLLVVHLRSGATDPHVTGENAPPPRAGFVVSKAVGGAVVRTAVKRKLRHLVRERLALLPPGSLVVVRALPGAGDADHEQLARDLDAALQRLLGGGAR